The Chthoniobacterales bacterium DNA window ACCCTACCTAGAGACGCTTCTAGATAATGGTAATCTGCACGCTGTTCTCGATGATGCCGGAGCTGATGGCGTAGCGGGTGAGGCCGGCGGTGTCGTGGATGTCGAGCTTGGCCATGAGGTGCTCGCGATGTTTCTCGACGGTCTTGATGCCGATGCGGAGTTCGAGGGCGGTGGCCTTGTTGGTTTTGCCCTCGGCGATGAGTTGGAGGACTTCGCGTTCGCGGGAAGTGAGGGTGGTTAGTTTTTTCTTGAGCTTGCCGGGAAGGGAAGTCTGGTGGCTGCGGAAGCGTTTCGCGATGGAGGGCGTGAAGTAAGTGCGGCCCAAGGCGACCTCGCGGATGGCGTGAGTAAGGAGCGAGGCGGAGGATTGTTTTAAGAGGAAGCCGGAGACGCCGCAGGCGAGGGCTTGCTCGACGTAGGCGTCGTCGGAGTGGGCGGAGAGGATGAGGATCTTGCAGGCCGGCTGGGCGAGGCGAATCTGGCGGGCGGCTTCGAGGCCGTTCATGCGCGGCATGGCGAGGTCGAGGAGGAGGATGTCGGGCTGGAGCTGGCGGGCAAGGGCCACTGCGGTCCGTCCGTCGCGGGCCTCACCGACGATGCTGAAGTCGGGTTCCAGTTCGAGGAGTGTGCGGAAGCCCTCGCGAACCATCATGTGATCCTCTGCCAACAGAATGGTGAGGGATTTTTTCATCAGAGCTGGATCTCTGCGGTGGGAGTGGCGGCGACGCTGGGGGTGCGGCCCTTGGCATCGACGAAGGGGAGTTGTGCGCTGATGGTGGTGCCTTTGCCGGGGGCGGACTCGACGAGGAAGCTGCCGCCGACCATTTCGACGCGCTCGCGCATGCCGAGGAGTCCGAGGCGTTTCTGGCGCTTGGCAAAGAGGACGCGCTCGACGGCGAAGGAACGTCCGTTGTCATGGATGGTCATGCGAATGGTGTTGCCCGATTTCTGAATGCTGACCTTTACGTGGGTGGCGCGGGCGTGCTGGGCGATGTTCGTGAGGGCGGACTGGGCGACGCGGTAAAGGACGGTGCGCCGGGCGTTGCTGAGTTTCTCGACACCGGCGAAGGCGGTAAAGGCGACGAGGACCTTGGTGCGTTTGGTGAAATCCTTCAGGTAGGAATGGAGCGCTGGAATGAGGCCGAGGTCATCGAGCAGGGTGGGGCGGAGGTCGCGGGCGAAACGATGGACGATGTTGACGGATTTCTCGACGAGCTTCTGGGTGAGGGCGATCTTGGCCTTGAGCCCCTGGGTGTTGATGGTGACTTCCTTTGTGAAGGTGGCGAGGTGGACGTTGATGGCGGTAAGGGTCTGCGCGATGTCGTCGTGCAGTTCGCGGCTGATTTCCTTGCGCTCCTGTTCCTGGGCAAAAAGGACTTGGTGGGTCAAGTGGCGCAGTTGCTCCTGCATGAGGTGCGATTCCTTGAGGAGAAGGCCGTGGTGAAGCTCGCTTTTGAGAAGGTTTTTCTCAACGACGAGACGACGAG harbors:
- a CDS encoding response regulator transcription factor; amino-acid sequence: MKKSLTILLAEDHMMVREGFRTLLELEPDFSIVGEARDGRTAVALARQLQPDILLLDLAMPRMNGLEAARQIRLAQPACKILILSAHSDDAYVEQALACGVSGFLLKQSSASLLTHAIREVALGRTYFTPSIAKRFRSHQTSLPGKLKKKLTTLTSREREVLQLIAEGKTNKATALELRIGIKTVEKHREHLMAKLDIHDTAGLTRYAISSGIIENSVQITII
- a CDS encoding ATP-binding protein → MKTTPATTPVQLRLALIEAKVELKKEVARRLVVEKNLLKSELHHGLLLKESHLMQEQLRHLTHQVLFAQEQERKEISRELHDDIAQTLTAINVHLATFTKEVTINTQGLKAKIALTQKLVEKSVNIVHRFARDLRPTLLDDLGLIPALHSYLKDFTKRTKVLVAFTAFAGVEKLSNARRTVLYRVAQSALTNIAQHARATHVKVSIQKSGNTIRMTIHDNGRSFAVERVLFAKRQKRLGLLGMRERVEMVGGSFLVESAPGKGTTISAQLPFVDAKGRTPSVAATPTAEIQL